The genomic segment TCAATATCCTTAACCCCCATATATATCTCACAATCTAAATTGAAAAGAGCTGCCGCTGTAGCCGTTGCTACTCCGTGCTGCCCGGCTCCAGTTTCGGCAATAATTCTCTCTTTTCCCATTCGGTCAGCCAATAATACCTGTCCGATAGTATTATTGATCTTATGGGCACCGGTATGGTTCAAATCCTCCCGCTTTAGATAAATTTTGGCTCCACCTAGCTTTTTTGTTAATCTTTCAGCATAATAGAGCGGCGACGGACGACCTACATAATCCTTAAGATAGGACTCCAGCTCAGCCTGGAATTCATCATCTTCTTTGTATTTATCATAAGCTGCTTCCAATTCATCTAAAGCAGCCATTAGAGTCTCCGGTACATACCTACCGCCAAATTCTCCAAAATAACCTCTTTTATTCTGCATACTCCAACCTCCTTATGTTATTAACTACTCTCTTTAATTTTTGCTGGTCCTTCTGTCCCGGACTACTTTCAACTCCACTGTTAATATCTACTCCATAAGGTTCTACCTTTTTGACAGCAGTAGTAATATTATCCGGATTCAAACCGCCGGCCAAAATAATCGGTCCTACTTCTTCTGCCTCTACAGCCAGATCCCAGTTGAAGGTCTTACCGGTTCCGCCCAACCTCTTAGGTTGATAGGTATCCAGAAGATATCCTGCTATTTCATAGGCGGCCATCCTTTTAGGTTCCAACTTTTCCCGCACGCGAAAGGCCTTAATCACCTTCCATGCTTTCAGCTGCTTACAATACTCCGGCGTTTCAGTTCCATGTAACTGCAGTGTATCTAAACCGCAGTAATCAGCTGTCTTTTGAACCTCCTCAATATCTTCATCGACAAAAACTCCTGTTAGGTTAATGAATGGAGGCAGTTTATTTATTATCTGGTGTACCTGCTCAGCAGTTACCTGTCTGGGGCTATTAGCAAAGATGAATCCTATACTATCTACTCCCAAGCGAACAGCCTGCCTGGCATCATCCAGATTAGTAATACCGCAGACTTTAATTCTAGTTGCTGCCATTTCCATCACTCCTACCCAGCAGTTCAGCTATTCTATTGCTGAGATCATCACTACGCATTAAGGCTTCTCCTATTAAAACAGCATCGACACCAGTATCAGTTAATTTCTCAATATCATCTTTAGAGGAGATACCGCTTTCGCTAACTATAACTTTATCTGCTGGTAATAATTCCTGCAGCTGCAGCGTCTGTTCTATATCAGTCTCAAAAGTCTTTAGATTCCGATTGTTGATGCCGACTATTTCAGCACCAGCCCGGCAGGCTGTCTTTAACTCCCCAGCTGTATGGACTTCCACTAATGCTTCCATTCCCAGCTTTCGAATTAAACTGATTAATTCTATCAGCTTTTTTTCCGTTAGAATATTGACTATCAATAATACAGCATCGGCGCCATGGGCTTGAGCCTCATAAACCTGATAAGGATCAATGATGAAGTCCTTCCGCAGCAGGGGCAGATCTGTTGCTTCTCTTACCTGCTGTAGATATTCAAGGCTGCCCTGAAAGAATTCTTCATCAGTTAATATTGAAATAGCCTCCACTCTATTTTGGGAATATTTTTTTGCTATCTCCACTGGATTAAAGTCTTTCCTGATCAACCCCTTTGACGGGGAAGCCTGCTTGATTTCAGCAATCAATCCCAAAACTGAATTAGTTAAGGCTGCTTTGAAGTCTCTGACTTCATCTACTGGACGTAATCTCTCCTTTAATTCCGTTAGGCTTATCTCTTCTTTACGCTGCTTTACTTCTTCTTTAGTATTGGCCACTATTTTATCTAGGAACATTTTTGGTCCTGCTTTCTCTGGGTATAATCAATTAATGCTTCTAACTTATCTAAAGCCTGCCCAGTATCTATTACTTCAGCTGCCAGATCGATTCCTTCTTCCAATCTATCGACTTTACCGGCCACCAGGAAGGCTGCTGCACTATTAAGCAGAATAATCTCCCGTTTAGGCCCTGATTTACCCTGTAAGATATCGAGAGTAATCTGAGCATTCTCTGCTGCATTACCACCCTTAATATCTCCTACTTCTGCTAAAGATAATCCAAAGTCACGGGGATGAATAGTAAAATCTTCTACCTCTCCATCAGAAAGATAGCTAACCTTAGTCTCACCTAAGTTTGAAATCTCATCTAACCCACCGGCGCCGTGAACCACAAAGGCCCTCTTAACTCCTAAATTTCCCAACACATGGGCCAATACCGATGTTAATTCCGGGTCATAAACGCCCAATACCTGGTATTCAGCACGAGCCGGATTTGTTAATGGTCCCAAAATATTAAATACAGTTCTGATTCCAATCTCTTTGCGCGGCTTAATGGCGTGCTTCATAGCCTGATGGAAGTTAGGAGCATACATAAATCCAATCCCGATTCTATCTACTGCTTCAGCCACCTGCGGGGCTGTTAAATCTAGATTAACCCCAAGCTCTTCTAATACATCTGCACTACCACTTTTACTTGAGACTGAACGGTTACCATGTTTGGCCACTGGAACTCCTCCACCAATTGCTACAAAAGCAGTCGTTGTTGAAATATTGAAGGTTCCCACGCCGTCGCCTCCTGTCCCGCAAGTATCAATCACATCTGATGTTTTTGGCTTAACAGCAGTTGCCTTCTTGCGCATCACCTCAGCACAGCCAGTAATTTCAGGCACTGTTTCTCCTTTCATTCGCAATCCAGTGATGAAGCTTCCTATCTGTGCTTTAGTGGCCTCACCGCTCATAATCAATTCCATTGCTTCTGCTGCCTGACCAACATCTAAGTTCTTACCATTAGTTACCTGTTTAATAAATTTTCTCATCTATCTCAGCTCCTCTCAGCTAATATTTTTTCTCTTCTCAACTCAATCTACTAATTCAAGCGCTGCCAGCAGCGCTTCCGCCTTATTTAAGGTCTCATAATACTCAGCTTCCGGCTGAGAATCAGCCACAATTCCAGCTCCAGCCTGAAGATACACCTTCTGATCATAAAAAAGCATCGTCCGAATTGTAATACAGCTGTCTAGATTACCATCAAA from the Acetohalobium arabaticum DSM 5501 genome contains:
- a CDS encoding phosphoribosylanthranilate isomerase, whose product is MAATRIKVCGITNLDDARQAVRLGVDSIGFIFANSPRQVTAEQVHQIINKLPPFINLTGVFVDEDIEEVQKTADYCGLDTLQLHGTETPEYCKQLKAWKVIKAFRVREKLEPKRMAAYEIAGYLLDTYQPKRLGGTGKTFNWDLAVEAEEVGPIILAGGLNPDNITTAVKKVEPYGVDINSGVESSPGQKDQQKLKRVVNNIRRLEYAE
- the trpC gene encoding indole-3-glycerol phosphate synthase TrpC, whose amino-acid sequence is MFLDKIVANTKEEVKQRKEEISLTELKERLRPVDEVRDFKAALTNSVLGLIAEIKQASPSKGLIRKDFNPVEIAKKYSQNRVEAISILTDEEFFQGSLEYLQQVREATDLPLLRKDFIIDPYQVYEAQAHGADAVLLIVNILTEKKLIELISLIRKLGMEALVEVHTAGELKTACRAGAEIVGINNRNLKTFETDIEQTLQLQELLPADKVIVSESGISSKDDIEKLTDTGVDAVLIGEALMRSDDLSNRIAELLGRSDGNGSN
- the trpD gene encoding anthranilate phosphoribosyltransferase; amino-acid sequence: MRKFIKQVTNGKNLDVGQAAEAMELIMSGEATKAQIGSFITGLRMKGETVPEITGCAEVMRKKATAVKPKTSDVIDTCGTGGDGVGTFNISTTTAFVAIGGGVPVAKHGNRSVSSKSGSADVLEELGVNLDLTAPQVAEAVDRIGIGFMYAPNFHQAMKHAIKPRKEIGIRTVFNILGPLTNPARAEYQVLGVYDPELTSVLAHVLGNLGVKRAFVVHGAGGLDEISNLGETKVSYLSDGEVEDFTIHPRDFGLSLAEVGDIKGGNAAENAQITLDILQGKSGPKREIILLNSAAAFLVAGKVDRLEEGIDLAAEVIDTGQALDKLEALIDYTQRKQDQKCS